The Deltaproteobacteria bacterium genome window below encodes:
- a CDS encoding glycosyltransferase family 39 protein, whose product MARKKRRQSIDNIKASTGIASFADQYAHLFVSAFLFLALILRIVALVDLKGSVYFYFLLWDERIYHEWARRIADGTFTSTSVYEFPSLPAYITALIYKLLSPDAFYVRVMNIILGVLTCWLIYLIGKELVNRTIGLASCLIACLYKPLFSTVSSR is encoded by the coding sequence ATGGCAAGAAAAAAACGCAGACAGAGTATCGATAACATTAAAGCATCCACCGGGATTGCTTCCTTCGCTGATCAATACGCCCATTTATTTGTATCCGCCTTCCTCTTCCTTGCCCTTATCTTAAGAATTGTCGCCCTCGTTGACCTGAAAGGAAGCGTCTATTTTTATTTCCTTTTATGGGATGAAAGAATCTATCACGAATGGGCCAGAAGGATCGCCGATGGAACGTTTACATCCACATCGGTCTATGAATTCCCCTCCCTCCCCGCGTATATCACGGCACTGATCTACAAGTTGTTATCACCGGATGCCTTCTATGTCAGGGTAATGAATATCATCCTCGGGGTTCTGACCTGCTGGCTTATCTATCTCATCGGTAAGGAATTGGTAAACCGGACAATCGGCCTTGCATCCTGCCTGATCGCCTGCCTCTACAAGCCTTTATTTTCTACAGTATCGTCCCGTTGA
- a CDS encoding FecR domain-containing protein: MKRHLLLMFLFLTLFSMGLLILNYTGDAATNRGRAVSKAKLPEELKNVTIRDYFVGFPGKEVGFIRTVVGHVVVARGDMSQAYYAAPGDKLFEKDVVCTLKSSRCRFRLNGEDVVTMGENAKVGIKSFIDNRIAKTKSATFNMVRGKAMYYSLRLFKYKGSTMNVETPTAVCGVRGTKFGVEVIELEGKPTASLPIIVADVSDTGFRQLAQANQPNYQTNVYCFEGQIQVTSPITGQTTPLGEGQGLNAGGAGLGGSFTTPPGVAQGFQAGTEGSTPGDTGGAGGTGTGNGIGTGTIDTSSITQNQNTNNLTISRPATHVGYVTGLVTYNYGYGGNYLHDIISSSDRQNFDTAASVTVGGASDNMTVQNFTTNSPSITNLTIYETSSGAISNGINKTELGYNAYTEWGQWTQPTAVNISPYYYYFDNKGYYIWGDVTTNPQMASLKGIGLSATYSGNAHGTYWTSSGGADMNGTFSCSVNFVSPSISNFNLSVSGGGHGASIANETGSFSGNTSHFNLNTGGTWTLDGTSGASGSASGSVYGKNGEAIGGRWNMYGEGGKAHGIFQGTK, from the coding sequence ATGAAACGTCATCTATTGTTAATGTTTCTTTTCCTGACACTCTTCTCTATGGGATTGTTGATCCTGAATTACACGGGAGATGCCGCCACAAACAGGGGCAGGGCGGTATCGAAAGCGAAGCTCCCTGAAGAGTTGAAAAACGTCACCATACGGGATTATTTCGTCGGCTTTCCCGGAAAGGAAGTAGGATTTATTCGCACGGTAGTCGGTCATGTCGTTGTGGCCCGCGGAGATATGAGCCAAGCTTATTATGCCGCCCCGGGAGACAAGCTCTTTGAAAAGGATGTCGTCTGCACCTTGAAGTCCTCCCGGTGCCGGTTCAGGCTCAACGGTGAAGATGTTGTTACCATGGGCGAAAATGCGAAGGTTGGTATTAAATCATTTATCGACAACCGGATAGCGAAGACAAAGAGCGCTACGTTCAACATGGTAAGGGGGAAAGCCATGTATTACTCGTTGCGCCTGTTTAAATACAAGGGCTCCACCATGAATGTTGAAACGCCGACCGCTGTATGCGGCGTGAGGGGAACCAAATTCGGTGTGGAGGTTATTGAACTGGAAGGAAAGCCGACGGCCTCATTGCCGATCATCGTAGCGGACGTATCGGATACGGGATTTCGTCAACTGGCACAGGCAAACCAGCCGAATTATCAGACAAACGTATACTGTTTTGAGGGACAGATCCAGGTGACCTCACCGATAACAGGACAGACGACGCCGTTGGGCGAAGGTCAGGGTTTAAACGCCGGGGGCGCCGGTTTGGGCGGCTCATTTACGACACCGCCCGGTGTGGCCCAGGGCTTCCAGGCGGGTACGGAAGGGTCAACCCCCGGTGATACCGGAGGAGCCGGAGGAACGGGGACCGGTAATGGCATAGGAACAGGGACAATCGACACCAGCAGTATCACGCAGAATCAAAACACCAATAACCTTACTATCTCACGTCCCGCTACGCACGTGGGCTATGTGACAGGCCTGGTTACGTATAATTATGGATATGGTGGGAATTACCTGCATGATATCATTTCCTCATCCGACCGCCAAAATTTTGATACAGCGGCGTCAGTAACGGTCGGTGGGGCTTCAGATAATATGACTGTGCAAAACTTCACCACTAATTCACCAAGTATTACTAATCTAACGATATACGAAACTTCCTCCGGAGCAATATCTAACGGTATCAATAAAACGGAACTGGGCTACAATGCCTACACCGAGTGGGGTCAGTGGACACAGCCGACGGCGGTGAATATAAGCCCTTACTATTACTACTTTGACAATAAAGGCTACTACATCTGGGGGGATGTCACTACGAATCCCCAGATGGCCAGTCTGAAGGGTATCGGCCTTTCCGCGACGTATTCCGGCAATGCCCACGGTACCTACTGGACCTCATCAGGGGGCGCAGATATGAATGGAACGTTCAGTTGCAGCGTTAATTTCGTAAGCCCGAGTATATCCAATTTCAACCTCTCTGTTTCAGGAGGGGGGCATGGTGCCTCTATTGCGAATGAGACAGGTTCTTTCTCCGGAAATACAAGCCATTTCAACCTTAACACCGGCGGTACATGGACACTCGACGGGACCTCTGGCGCCTCGGGATCAGCTTCCGGTTCAGTGTATGGAAAAAACGGCGAGGCCATCGGGGGGAGATGGAATATGTATGGCGAAGGTGGTAAGGCCCACGGAATCTTCCAGGGGACTAAATAG